The Pseudomonas triclosanedens genome has a window encoding:
- a CDS encoding GlxA family transcriptional regulator, whose amino-acid sequence MSQDFWFLLLPGFSVMGFVSAVEPLRVANRFRGELYRWHLMSHDGGPVLASNGMSMNADAGLQPLKPDDTLLVVAGFEPLRTCTPALLHWLRRLDREGVTLGGIDTGSFVLAEAGLLQRQRCTVHWEALDAFQETYPQVQATQELFEIDGPRITSAGGTASIDLMLDLIAQAHGPELAVQVSEQFVVGRIRTRQDHQRLQAASRYGVTNRKLAQVIGEMERHTEPPLSTLELAERIQVTRRQLERLFRLHLHDTPSNFYLGLRLDKARQLLRQTDMSVLEIGLACGFETLSYLSRSYRAKFGVCPSQDRTLLRKMEPQAASARV is encoded by the coding sequence ATGTCCCAGGATTTCTGGTTCCTGCTGTTGCCCGGCTTTTCCGTGATGGGCTTCGTCTCCGCCGTCGAGCCGCTGCGCGTGGCCAATCGCTTTCGCGGCGAGCTTTACCGCTGGCACCTGATGAGCCACGACGGCGGGCCGGTGCTGGCCAGCAACGGTATGTCCATGAATGCCGACGCCGGACTGCAACCCCTCAAGCCTGACGACACGCTGCTGGTGGTGGCCGGCTTCGAACCGCTGCGCACCTGTACGCCGGCACTGCTGCACTGGTTGCGCCGGCTCGACCGCGAGGGGGTGACCCTGGGCGGCATCGATACCGGCAGCTTTGTACTGGCCGAAGCCGGCCTGTTGCAGCGCCAGCGCTGCACAGTGCACTGGGAGGCGCTGGATGCCTTCCAGGAGACTTATCCACAGGTGCAGGCGACCCAGGAGCTGTTCGAGATCGACGGCCCGCGCATCACTTCGGCGGGCGGCACGGCGTCCATCGACCTGATGCTCGACCTGATCGCCCAGGCCCACGGGCCGGAGCTGGCGGTGCAGGTCTCCGAGCAGTTCGTGGTCGGCCGCATCCGCACCCGCCAGGACCACCAGCGCCTGCAGGCCGCCAGCCGCTACGGGGTGACCAACCGCAAGCTGGCGCAAGTGATCGGCGAAATGGAACGACATACCGAGCCGCCGCTGTCCACGCTGGAGCTGGCCGAGCGCATCCAGGTCACCCGCCGCCAGTTGGAGCGCCTGTTCCGCCTGCACCTGCACGACACGCCGTCGAACTTCTACCTCGGCCTGCGCCTGGACAAGGCCCGCCAGTTGCTTCGGCAGACCGACATGAGCGTGCTGGAGATCGGCCTGGCGTGCGGCTTCGAGACGCTGTCGTACCTGTCGCGCAGCTACCGGGCGAAATTCGGGGTATGCCCGAGCCAGGACCGCACGCTCTTGCGCAAGATGGAGCCGCAGGCAGCCTCGGCACGGGTCTGA
- a CDS encoding choline ABC transporter substrate-binding protein translates to MKLSIKAVGCAALLLAASTSWAAEPAQCQNVRMGTVNWTDVVASSAVAEAVLDGLGYKVKQTSASQQIILAGMADKQLDVFLGYWQPTMQPVAKPYLDKQQIDVITPPTLPDAQSTYAVPSYVYDGGLKTFADIARFKDKLGNKIYLIEPGSGSNRITARMIADDKFGLKGFQIVESSEAGMLTAVKRAIKRQQWVVFFGWKPHPMNLQIDMKYLTGSDDVFGPNEGSATVSIMTAGGYQAQCGNVARLLHNLKFTSQQVSQVMVPILDRSQPVDAARAWLKENPEPLKTWLDGVTTFDGKDGLAAVQASLK, encoded by the coding sequence ATGAAGCTATCGATCAAAGCGGTCGGCTGCGCCGCGCTGTTGCTCGCCGCCAGCACCAGTTGGGCCGCCGAACCCGCCCAATGCCAGAACGTGCGCATGGGCACGGTGAACTGGACCGACGTGGTGGCCAGCAGCGCCGTTGCCGAGGCCGTGCTCGATGGTCTGGGTTACAAGGTCAAGCAGACCAGCGCCTCGCAGCAGATCATCCTCGCCGGCATGGCCGACAAGCAGCTCGACGTTTTCCTCGGCTACTGGCAGCCGACCATGCAGCCGGTGGCAAAGCCCTACCTCGACAAGCAGCAGATCGACGTCATCACCCCGCCCACCCTGCCCGATGCGCAATCCACCTACGCCGTGCCGAGCTACGTCTACGACGGCGGCCTGAAAACCTTCGCCGACATCGCCAGATTCAAGGACAAGCTGGGCAACAAGATCTACCTGATCGAGCCCGGCAGCGGCTCCAACCGCATCACCGCCAGGATGATCGCCGACGACAAGTTCGGCCTGAAGGGCTTCCAGATCGTCGAATCCAGCGAGGCCGGCATGCTCACCGCGGTCAAGCGCGCCATCAAGCGCCAGCAGTGGGTGGTGTTCTTCGGCTGGAAACCGCATCCGATGAACCTGCAGATCGACATGAAATACCTCACCGGCAGCGACGACGTGTTCGGCCCGAACGAAGGCTCCGCCACCGTCTCGATCATGACCGCCGGCGGCTATCAGGCGCAGTGCGGCAACGTCGCCAGGCTGCTGCACAACCTCAAGTTCACCAGCCAGCAGGTGAGCCAGGTAATGGTGCCGATCCTCGACCGCAGCCAGCCGGTGGATGCCGCCCGCGCCTGGCTCAAGGAAAACCCCGAGCCGCTCAAGACCTGGCTCGACGGCGTGACCACCTTCGACGGCAAGGACGGCCTCGCCGCCGTCCAGGCATCGCTCAAGTAG
- a CDS encoding nuclear transport factor 2 family protein gives MSEARPPLPPFTRDTAIQKVRLAEDGWNSRDPQRVSLAYTPDSLWRNRAAFVKGRERIVEFLEGKWTREQEYRLIKELWAFTGNRIAVRFAYEWHDDSGNWFRSYGNENWAFDENGLMFERHASINDLPIREDERLFHWPQGRRPDDHPSLSELGL, from the coding sequence ATGAGCGAAGCACGCCCACCCCTGCCGCCGTTCACCCGCGACACCGCCATCCAGAAGGTCCGCCTCGCCGAGGACGGCTGGAACAGCCGCGACCCGCAGCGCGTGTCGCTGGCCTATACCCCGGACAGCCTCTGGCGCAATCGCGCGGCCTTCGTGAAGGGCCGCGAGCGGATCGTCGAGTTCCTCGAGGGCAAGTGGACCCGCGAGCAGGAGTACCGGCTGATCAAGGAGCTGTGGGCTTTCACCGGCAATCGCATCGCCGTGCGTTTCGCCTACGAATGGCACGACGACTCGGGCAACTGGTTCCGCTCCTACGGCAACGAGAACTGGGCGTTCGATGAGAACGGCCTGATGTTCGAGCGCCACGCCAGCATCAACGACCTGCCGATCCGCGAGGACGAGCGCCTGTTCCACTGGCCGCAAGGCCGCCGCCCGGACGATCACCCGTCGCTGAGCGAACTGGGCCTTTGA
- a CDS encoding BKACE family enzyme, translating to MNYEVIVTCAVTGAGDTVGKHPAIPVTPKEIAAAAIEAAKAGATVAHCHVRDPHTGKPSRDVSLYREVVERIRESDTDVIINLTAGMGGDLEIGKGEQPLEFGAGTDLVGPLERLAHVEELLPEICTLDCGTLNFGDGDFIYVSTPAQLRAGARRITELGVKAELEIFDTGHLWFAKQMLKEGLLEDPLIQICLGIPWGAPADTTTMKAMADNLPPGLTWAGFGIGRSQMPMVAQAMLLGGNVRVGLEDNIWLDRGVHASNGQLVERAIEIIERLGGRALSPAEGRRKMNLKPR from the coding sequence GTGAACTACGAAGTGATCGTCACCTGCGCGGTGACCGGCGCCGGCGACACCGTCGGCAAGCACCCGGCGATACCCGTCACCCCCAAGGAAATCGCCGCCGCCGCCATCGAAGCCGCCAAGGCCGGCGCCACCGTCGCCCACTGCCATGTGCGCGACCCGCACACCGGCAAGCCCAGCCGCGACGTGAGCCTCTACCGCGAAGTGGTGGAGCGCATCCGCGAGAGCGACACCGACGTCATCATCAACCTCACCGCCGGCATGGGGGGCGACCTGGAGATCGGCAAGGGCGAGCAGCCGCTGGAGTTCGGCGCCGGCACCGACCTGGTCGGCCCGCTGGAACGCCTGGCCCACGTCGAGGAACTGCTGCCGGAAATCTGCACCCTGGATTGCGGCACCCTCAACTTCGGCGACGGCGACTTCATCTACGTCTCCACCCCGGCGCAACTGCGCGCTGGCGCCAGGCGCATCACCGAGCTGGGGGTGAAGGCCGAGCTGGAAATCTTCGACACCGGCCACCTCTGGTTCGCCAAGCAGATGCTCAAGGAGGGCCTGCTGGAAGACCCCCTGATCCAGATCTGCCTCGGCATCCCGTGGGGCGCGCCGGCCGACACCACGACCATGAAGGCGATGGCCGACAACCTGCCGCCGGGCCTGACCTGGGCCGGCTTCGGCATTGGCCGCTCGCAGATGCCGATGGTGGCGCAGGCGATGCTGCTGGGCGGCAACGTGCGCGTCGGCCTGGAAGACAACATCTGGCTCGACCGCGGCGTGCATGCCAGCAACGGCCAGTTGGTCGAGCGCGCCATCGAGATCATCGAGCGCCTTGGCGGCCGCGCCCTGAGCCCGGCGGAGGGGCGCAGGAAAATGAACCTCAAGCCGCGCTGA